In Alosa sapidissima isolate fAloSap1 chromosome 4, fAloSap1.pri, whole genome shotgun sequence, the following are encoded in one genomic region:
- the cstf1 gene encoding cleavage stimulation factor subunit 1 isoform X1, protein MTLPHSLTLRRIRSACGESSSSAATEAIKMYRPKPTLKDRQHLYKLIISQLLYDGYTNIANSLINEVKPANVVSPSEQLMQLAKIGMENDDSAVQYAIGRSDTVAPGVGIDLEFDADVQTMSPEASEYETCYVTSHKGPCRVATYSRDGQLIATGSADASIKILDTERMLAKSAMPIEVMMNETAQQNMENHPVIRTLYDHVDEVTCLAFHPTEQILASGSRDYTLKLFDYSKPSAKRAFKHIQEAEMLRSISFHPSGDFLLVGTQHPTLRLYDVNTFQCFVSCNPLDQHTDTICSVSYNPTANSYVTCSKDGSIKLWDGVSNRCVATFDKAHDGAEVCSAIFSKNSKYILSSGKDSVAKLWEISTGRTLVKYTGAGLSGRQMHRTQGVFNHTEDYVLLPDERTISLCCWDSRTAERKNLLSLGHNNIVRCIVHSPTNPGFMTCSDDFRARFWYRRTTTD, encoded by the exons ATGACGTTACCACATTCTCTGACGTTACGTAGGATACGTTCAGCGTGTGGAGAAAGTTCATCCAGTGCTGCGACGGAAG CTATTAAAATGTACCGCCCCAAGCCCACGTTGAAAGACCGACAACATCTTTACAAGTTAATCATCAGCCAGTTATTATATGATGGGTACACCAACATAGCCAACAGTCTTATCAACGAAGTCAAGCCCGCCAACGTTGTCTCTCCCTCCGAACAGCTCATGCAGCTCGCTAAAATAG GGATGGAAAACGatgacagtgcagtgcagtacgcCATCGGACGCTCGGATACCGTGGCTCCAGGAGTGGGTATCGATTTGGAGTTTGACGCAGATGTACAAACCATGTCCCCCGAAGCGTCCGAGTACGAGACGTGCTACGTGACCTCGCACAAGGGCCCTTGCCGAGTGGCCACGTACAGCCGAGATGGGCAGTTGATCGCCACTGGGTCTGCCGACGCCTCAATCAAGATCCTGGACACAGAACGGATGCTGGCCAAGAGTGCCATGCCGATAGAA GTGATGATGAACGAGACAGCACAGCAGAACATGGAGAACCACCCGGTCATCCGGACCCTCTACGACCATGTGGACGAGGTCACGTGCCTAGCCTTCCACCCCACGGAACAGATCCTGGCATCGGGCTCGCGGGACTACACACTCAAGCTGTTCGACTACTCTAAACCATCAGCCAAAAGAGCCTTCAAACACATACAG GAAGCAGAGATGCTGCGCTCGATCTCCTTCCACCCGTCGGGCGACTTCCTGCTGGTGGGCACGCAGCACCCAACGCTGCGCCTGTACGACGTCAACACCTTCCAGTGCTTCGTCTCGTGCAACCCGCTGGACCAGCACACGGACACCATCTGCAGCGTCAGCTACAACCCCACCGCCAACAGTTACGTCACCTGCAGCAAGGATGGCAGCATCAAGCTGTGGGACGGCGTGTCAAACCGCTGCGTGGCCACCTTCGACAAGGCACACGACGGCGCAGAGGTCTGCTCGGCCATCTTCTCCAAGAACTCCAAGTACATCCTTTCCAGCGGGAAGGACTCTGTGGCCAAGCTGTGGGAGATCTCCACTGGACGCACGCTGGTCAAGTACACAG gtgCGGGTTTGAGCGGGCGTCAGATGCACCGCACGCAGGGTGTGTTCAATCACACAGAGGACTACGTGCTGCTGCCGGACGAGCGCACCATCAGCCTGTGCTGCTGGGACTCGCGCACGGCCGAGAGGAAGAACCTGCTCTCGCTTGGACACAACAACATTGTGCGCTGCATCGTCCACTCGCCCACCAACCCCGGCTTCATGACCTGCAGCGATGACTTCCGTGCGCGCTTCTGGTACCGCCGCACCACCACCgactga
- the cstf1 gene encoding cleavage stimulation factor subunit 1 isoform X2, producing the protein MYRPKPTLKDRQHLYKLIISQLLYDGYTNIANSLINEVKPANVVSPSEQLMQLAKIGMENDDSAVQYAIGRSDTVAPGVGIDLEFDADVQTMSPEASEYETCYVTSHKGPCRVATYSRDGQLIATGSADASIKILDTERMLAKSAMPIEVMMNETAQQNMENHPVIRTLYDHVDEVTCLAFHPTEQILASGSRDYTLKLFDYSKPSAKRAFKHIQEAEMLRSISFHPSGDFLLVGTQHPTLRLYDVNTFQCFVSCNPLDQHTDTICSVSYNPTANSYVTCSKDGSIKLWDGVSNRCVATFDKAHDGAEVCSAIFSKNSKYILSSGKDSVAKLWEISTGRTLVKYTGAGLSGRQMHRTQGVFNHTEDYVLLPDERTISLCCWDSRTAERKNLLSLGHNNIVRCIVHSPTNPGFMTCSDDFRARFWYRRTTTD; encoded by the exons ATGTACCGCCCCAAGCCCACGTTGAAAGACCGACAACATCTTTACAAGTTAATCATCAGCCAGTTATTATATGATGGGTACACCAACATAGCCAACAGTCTTATCAACGAAGTCAAGCCCGCCAACGTTGTCTCTCCCTCCGAACAGCTCATGCAGCTCGCTAAAATAG GGATGGAAAACGatgacagtgcagtgcagtacgcCATCGGACGCTCGGATACCGTGGCTCCAGGAGTGGGTATCGATTTGGAGTTTGACGCAGATGTACAAACCATGTCCCCCGAAGCGTCCGAGTACGAGACGTGCTACGTGACCTCGCACAAGGGCCCTTGCCGAGTGGCCACGTACAGCCGAGATGGGCAGTTGATCGCCACTGGGTCTGCCGACGCCTCAATCAAGATCCTGGACACAGAACGGATGCTGGCCAAGAGTGCCATGCCGATAGAA GTGATGATGAACGAGACAGCACAGCAGAACATGGAGAACCACCCGGTCATCCGGACCCTCTACGACCATGTGGACGAGGTCACGTGCCTAGCCTTCCACCCCACGGAACAGATCCTGGCATCGGGCTCGCGGGACTACACACTCAAGCTGTTCGACTACTCTAAACCATCAGCCAAAAGAGCCTTCAAACACATACAG GAAGCAGAGATGCTGCGCTCGATCTCCTTCCACCCGTCGGGCGACTTCCTGCTGGTGGGCACGCAGCACCCAACGCTGCGCCTGTACGACGTCAACACCTTCCAGTGCTTCGTCTCGTGCAACCCGCTGGACCAGCACACGGACACCATCTGCAGCGTCAGCTACAACCCCACCGCCAACAGTTACGTCACCTGCAGCAAGGATGGCAGCATCAAGCTGTGGGACGGCGTGTCAAACCGCTGCGTGGCCACCTTCGACAAGGCACACGACGGCGCAGAGGTCTGCTCGGCCATCTTCTCCAAGAACTCCAAGTACATCCTTTCCAGCGGGAAGGACTCTGTGGCCAAGCTGTGGGAGATCTCCACTGGACGCACGCTGGTCAAGTACACAG gtgCGGGTTTGAGCGGGCGTCAGATGCACCGCACGCAGGGTGTGTTCAATCACACAGAGGACTACGTGCTGCTGCCGGACGAGCGCACCATCAGCCTGTGCTGCTGGGACTCGCGCACGGCCGAGAGGAAGAACCTGCTCTCGCTTGGACACAACAACATTGTGCGCTGCATCGTCCACTCGCCCACCAACCCCGGCTTCATGACCTGCAGCGATGACTTCCGTGCGCGCTTCTGGTACCGCCGCACCACCACCgactga